The sequence AGAGGAGTAGTTATGCGTCATAAATGGGAAAATTCACTAGATTTATTAAAAGATGGAAATCTTCGCTTTACAAATCAAACGGTTCGAAATTCACATCATGCTCAACATGAGATGGAAGACTTAGGAACGGGACAAAATCCTTATGCGATTATTCTTAGTTGTTCGGATTCTCGTGTGTCACCGGATATTATATTTGATTGTAAGTTAGGGGATTTGTTTTTGATTCAAAATGCTGGTAATATTTCAGATTCTTCGGTGTTAGGAAGTATTGAATATGCGGTTGAGAATCTTAAAACGCCTTTAGTTGTCGTCTTAGGTCATAGTCAATGCGGTGCTATCAGTGCCGCGTTCAATAACCTATCACTTGATGGGAATCTAAAAACCATTGTGGATCAAATCAAAGGACACATTTTAAGTGAAGGCATTGATCATTCATCGGAAAACCACGCTCAAAAAACGGCTTCAGAAATCGCAGACAATTCGTCTATCAAACGTCATGATGTTAAAGTTGTGAGTGCGTTTTATGACATAACAACAGGACTTGTATCGTGGTTATAATTGCATCAATATCATAAGACTACTATATTCACAAAAATTTGCTATACTATTAAGAAGATAAGTAATGTAAAAGCCAAGACAAATCTGTCTTGTTTTTATTGTTTATTTATAAATATACTCTATAATAGGAGTTTGAACGAATTTAAAGGAGAATATCAGTGATTAGTACAAATAATTTATCGTTAATGTTTGATGGCAAGGCATTATTCGAAGAGGTATCTATAACATTTACAGAAGGTAATTGTTATGGTGTCATCGGTGCAAACGGTGCAGGAAAATCAACCTTCCTGAAACTCTTATCCGGTGAGCTTGAACCAACAAGTGGTCATATATCAATTCCAAATGGAAAACGACTCTCGTTTTTAAAACAAGATCATTTTGCCTTCGATGATTTTACAGTTTTAGAAACAGTTATCATGGGGAACGAAAAACTCTATGAGATTATGAAAGAAAAAGAAGTGATCTACGCAAAAGAAGATTTCTCAGAAGCGGATGGAATTCGTGCTGGTGAACTGGAAGAACAATTTGCGGATATGGATGGTTGGAATGCTGAAGCAGAAGTGTTCACATTATTAAATGGTCTAGGCGTTGATCGTCAGTATCACGAATCGAAAATGGAACAACTTACAGGTTCTGATAAAGTTAAAGTATTATTAGCCCAAGCAATTTTTGGTAATCCTGATATTCTTCTACTTGATGAGCCAACAAACCACCTTGACCTTGAAGCCATTCAATGGCTTGAAGAATTCTTAATTAATTTTGAAAGTACCGTAATTTTAGTATCCCATGACCGTCACTTTTTAAATAAAACATGTACTCATATTGCGGATATTGATTTCGGTAAAATTCAGTTATTTGTAGGAAACTATGACTTCTGGTATGAATCCAGTCAATTAATCCTTCGTCAAATGAAAGATGCAAATAAGAAAAAAGAAGAAAAAATTAAAGAACTTCAAGATTTTATTGATCGCTTTAGTGCAAATGCTTCAAAATCAAAACAAGCAACCTCACGTAAACAAGCTCTATCAAAAATCAAACTTGATGAGATGGTACCTTCAAAACGTCGTTACCCATTTATTGAGTTTAAACCAAAACGTAATCTCGGAAGTTCAGTATTAGAAGTTGGCGATTTGAGTGCTACTTTAGATGGCAAAGAACTTTTCACAAATTTAAGTTTCACAATTGGAAATAACGAAAAGGTAGCGTTCGTAGGAGACCAAGAAATCACTAAATCACGCTTTTTTGATATCATTACAGAACGAGTTCAACCAGATGCTGGTTTTGTGCATTGGGGATCAAGTGTTGATTATGGATACTTCAATAAAAACTTTGATGAAGATTTTGAAACTGATGAACGAATTGTTGATTGGCTCATGGAATTTTCTGATGAAAAAGATGAAACGTATGTACGTGGATTTTTAGGACGCATGATTTTTGCTGGAGATGATGCATTGAAGAAACTTAATGTTCTATCCGGTGGTGAAAAAGTGCGTTGTATGATGTCCAAGATGATGATTATGGGTAAAAACGTTCTAATTCTTGATGAACCAACAAACCATCTTGATATGGAGTCCATTACTGCATTGAATAATGCACTGATTAAATTCCCAGGTACAATTCTTTTAGCGTCACATGATCACCAAATTATTGAAACAACCGCAACACGTATTATGGAATTTAAAGAAGATGGTACGCTTGTAGACTATCTCGGAACATACCAAGAATATTTAGACCGTAAATAACAAGGAAAGGGGAATTGACGATGCAAACCTATTTTTATCCAATACGAACAGCTCTAATCAGTTTTCCTTTCATTGCATTTGCGATGTTAATTCCATATTTAATTTATGATTATCATAAACATGGCTCGGTCTCAAAATGGCGGGCTGTGGTAATCTACAGTTTTATTTTCTATTTACTGTGTGCTTTTTATCTGGTAATTTTACCATTACCCGATCGACAAACAGTGCATACACATTGGAAAGATATGATTCAACCCATTCCATTCTCATTTATATCAGACTTTATTCGAGAGTCCTCGATGCGTTTATCAAATCCAAGCTCTATTCTGATGGGATTAAAAGAGGGGGTATTCACTCAACCGGTTTTTAATATCCTGATGACTGTCCCTTTTGGAATTTATTTACGTTATTACTTTAACTGTGATTTAAAGAAAACAGTGATTTTAAGTTTTATACTATCATTGTTCTTTGAGTTAACACAGCTTACAGGGCTTTATGGACTGTATCCAGGACCTTATCGTTTATTCGATGTGGATGATTTAATCTTAAATACTTTGGGTGGGCTTTTCGGATATGGCATCGCACCCTTAATGACTTACTTTTTTCCATCTCGAGAAGCGTTGGACTTAGAATCTGCTGAAAAATCGGTTCGAGTTACTTATATACGGCGTCTTGTCGCTTATATGATTGATACAGCGATAATGTCAGTGGTTCTTTCAGTATTTATGCTTGGAATGCGTGCAATTAATCCCGAAGTAGCCCAGAATCATGTATTTGTGTCGATGGTTAACTTCATTGGATTCATCTTCTTTTTTGCGATATGGCCAATTGTACATCAAGGATCAACCGTAGGTATGTCAGTGGTGCAAGTACGTATCGTGGCAAAGCAGAGTGCATCAAGAATCAAATCTATAATTTTAAGAACTGTTCTTGTTTATATATTTATCATTCGTTTTGGAGATATTACAGGGGCACTGTTTGAAATGGTTTCATCAACCAATTTATATGTTGGTACCATTACGTCGGTCCTCTATTTATTGGTGATTTTAGGTTATTGGATATTTATTGTGAGTCATATTATTTCAACATTGTTTCGCAAGGATTATCGCCTTTTTTATGAACGGATTTCGAAAACATCTATTGTTAGTACTTATCATGAAAAAGAGTCGATGCATTCATAGTTTAAAATACATAAAAAAACGTTCGCTGTTATCAGTGAACGTTTTTCTTTTATCAAATCTCAACCGCACCACTTTTACTTTTATTAAAGTCTATCTCATAGGCCGTTTTGAAGTCAAATATTTTTCGCGGCATTGAGTTAATTTTGAAGCAAATATCATCAAGATATTGTTGCGCTATATCATACATTGATTTACCTTTTGGTATAAACCTTCTTACTATTGCATTCGCTCGTTCATTGGTTCCACGTTGAAAAGAACAGTATGGATCACACTTATATAGTTTCACACCCAACCGCTTGGCTGTAATTCCTAATGTTTTAAATTCAAGTCCATTATCTACTGTTATCGATTTCGTGGTTATATTATTCTCTTCAATAAATTTTCGAATTAAGTTTGATGTGTAATAGTCATATCGATATTCTGCTTTAATAAGCCAGGTCATTCTTGAGCAGCGGTCTACAATGGATATAATCGCTGCAGATTCATGTTTCTTACCGATTATAGAGTCGATTTCGAGATGGCCAATCTCGTTACGTTTCTCAATGTATTTAGGTCTAAGGCTAATTGGAAGTACTGTTTTCTCTTCCAAGTTCCATCTCAAGTGATTCATCATTCCACTAATTCTCTTTTTACGTTTTCGACGTTTATAGCACATTCTATTTGGTTTTATATCAAGTTTACCTTGATTAATCCAGTTATAGACTTGCTGCGATGAAACACACGGTTTATATGGATGATATCGTTTATAGTTACTCAAGCATACTTCTACCGAATGAACTTTAGGATCATAGTGAGAATGCAGATATTCGATTAGGTGGGAATATTTTTCTCGAATATCAATCGTTCGTTTCTTATAGACATTATTTTTATATCTAGAAATCGTAGAATGAGATATATTGAGTTTACGTGCTGCCTTGCGCATAGAGTAGCCGATGCTTAATAGAATATCAATTTGGTCTTTCATTTTTTTATCTAATTGTTTATACTTCATATGGGAGCTCCTTTTAGTCGGGTGGGCTCCTTTTATTATACAAAAACAACCGCACCTTGGGTGGTGCGGTTGAGATTTGAATTTAGGAAACGTTCGCTGTTATCAGTGAACGTTTTATATTGTTTTTAGATATATTCATCTGCTTTGACTGTAAACATAATTGCGCCAGCCATAGGATCTTTTTTGATTTCAGCTTTAATGCGTTTGCACGCTTCGTCCTTATCTTCCATGTCCGTTTCGAAATAGAGTTTGATACCATCTTTCTTTACAAAAGTGCATTTCGGATCGGTCATTGTTTCAACAATTTTTTGAATTTGTTTTTGCATGATAGGACTATTTATAATAATTGTATTCATATTAATACCTCTTTCTACAAATTAATAGTAGCAAAATATGGAACCGATTACAATAAAAAAACAAAGATATTGAAATAATATTCCAATATTTGCGAAGAAAGGTTGAAATATATTTTGAAATCGGTTACTATTCATATGTAAGCACTAACAAGTGCAGGAAAGGGAGTTAATATGGAGAAGTTAACACAATTTATAGAAGAGAAGATTGCCCCACCACTCATCAAATTTTCTCAGTTAAAATACGTTCAAGTAATGCAACGTACTGGACTTGGAATCATGTCCTTATTAGTTATTGGTTCTGTATTTTTACTTATTGCATCATTCCCGGTTAAAGCTTGGACTGATTTCTTAGGAGATAAACGCTGGGTTATTGCAGCAGCATCTGGAGTAGGGACAGGTTTTATTGCCCTCTATACTGTAATCACGACATCTTATGGATTGGTCGAGTACTACAACAAACAACGCGGAGAAAATCACGATATTGTTCAACCGATGATCCTAGCCGTTGCATCATTCTTACTTTTAAATCCAGCACAAACTGTTACAACAATGGTTGATGGTGTTGAAGGTAAGTTTACAGGTGTTCCATCAACATATATGGGCGCACTTGGCGTATTCGCTGCATTGATTGTCGCAATTATTACGGTTGAAATTTATCGATTTGTTGTTAATAAAAAACTTGTTATTAAAATGCCAGAGGGAGTTCCTCCAATGGTATCTCAATCATTTATCGCTTTAATCCCAAGTTTCTTTGTAATTTTATTCTGGTGGTTATTAGGTCATGTTTTCCAATTAAACATTCCAGAATTGATTGCAGGTGTGTTTAAACCATTAGTAGCCGTTGGTGATTCACCAATTGTTGTGATGATTGCAACACTTTTAAACCGAATCTTATGGGCTGTTGGAATTCACGGATCTAACATCGTAAACTCAGTAGGTGGTACATTCTGGGGTCAAATGTCACAATTGAACCTTGCTGCATTTGAAGCTACCGGTACACTTGCAAATCTCCCACACACATATACATCCGTATTTATGGATAACTATATTTGGACCGGGTTGTTCCCATTATCACTTTGCTTAATTATGTCAAAATCACCACGTTTAAGCGGTTTAGGTAAACTTGCTTTAGCTGCATCCTTATTCAATATTGGTGAACCTCTTATCTTTGGATTACCAATTATGTTGAATCCACTCATGATGATTCCATTCATCTTAAGTTACTTAGTGCTAGCACTTGCCGCAATTGTTTTAACAACATTAGGTGTTATACCAGTACCGGCATTGATGATTTCTTGGATTACACCAGCACCGATTAAAACATATTTAGCGACAGCAGGAAGTATTCCAGCAACAGCGTTTGTACTCGTTGGTTGGGTATTTATGTTCCTATGCTTCTATCCATTTGTGAAGGCAATGGAGAAAAACGACCTCGCTGAAATGGCTGCTGCGGAACAAGCAGAAGAAAACTAAATTATGTTAGGTATCTCAAGCTATTTTAAAGATTTAGATTACGGATATTTAGAAGCTGCGGCTGCTATAGGAGTGAAGTATTTATTTACTTCACTTCATATTCCAGAAGAAGATTTATCGAAATTGGATCAAGAAATGCCAAAGTTTTTATCGGAAGTTAAACGCTTAGGTCTTGAACTAGTACCCGATATTTCTCCTGCAACTTTTGAGAAACTGGGAATTGCTGCAAATGATTATAAAGCACTTAAAACACTTGGTTTTACATCACTACGTCTTGACTATGGATTTGATGACTTTGATGTCGTTAAATCACTTCAAAAAGACTTTGATTTAATGTTGAATGCAAGTGTTGTAAATGAACCGTATATTCTTGATGCTTTGGAAGCAGGTGTTGATTTTAAGAATATTTCTGTTCTACATAACTTTTATCCTAAAACGGAGACGGGACTATCGTTAGATTATTTTAAAAAAATCAATGAAGTATTTATTCGTCACAATATAAAAATTATGGCTTTTGTACCCGGTGATGCTTTAAAACGATTCCCTCTTTATGAGGGTTTACCTACCGTTGAGAAACATCGTCAATGTAATCCGTATCTTGCAGCCGTGGAATTGATTCATGATTGTGGTATCACGGATATTCTAATTGGAGATAGTAAAGCACACCTTGAAACGTTATTCTATATTGAATCGTATATGAAAGATTCAATTATGCATATACCTGCATTCTTTACTAAAAATGCACCGGATATGTATGATAAAACGTTTGAAGTGCGTAAGGATTTATCTGAAAATGTGATTCGTATGTTAACACCACGTATTCCTGGGATTCCCGTAACCGATAATGGACCGCGTGTCCGTGGAGCGATTACGATTGAGAATGAATTATCGGGACGATACAGTGGTGAAATGCAAATTTGTAAAAAAGCATTTCCAATGGATGCACGAACCAATGTAATCGGATTTATTCATCCTGATTACGTAGATCTTGTTCATGCCATTGATCGATATACTAAAATAAAATTTGTGCGTATTGACTAAGAAGGATTCTATCCTTCTTTTTTAAAATGCTAAGTACGCAATACTGTAAGTAGAAGAGGAAGTTTATTATGTTTTTAGAAAAGTTTGTTTCATTGATACAGGGAAGTCGTTGTTTAAACGCTATAAAAAATGCGATTAATAAAATGGCATATATCAATATCGTTTTGGGTGTTTGTATTTTTGTGTATTATCAGTTTGATCAAATCGGTTGGGTTCGTGATCCATTTCGTAATCAAGCTGTTCTGTTTTACCAGCTATATTGCGTCATGTTATCGATTTCTTTATCGTATCTAATTGCGAGTGAAGTTTTAAATACGAATGTTGATCTGAGTTTTACGATGAGTACTGTTTTCTTATCGTTATTACCTGGAGTTGTTTTGGTTCCAAATGGACACACAACCACGTTTCCATTGGTTACGATGATCGTATCTGTAATCGTATCACTCGCTTTCAATTATTTGGATTCGTTTAAGTTTAAAGGAACGCGGATTCCCCAAGCCGTTACGGATTACTATAACCGCTTATGGCCAACTATCGTCATGTTGCTTTGTCTATTAATCTTTATATTTATTTTTAATTATTTCTTTCTAGTGCTGGCTAATGGTATTATAGTAGTAACCAATGTTTTGAGTGAATTTATTATCATACTATCACTCATCATGATTATTTGTATGTTTTGGGTTT is a genomic window of Erysipelothrix amsterdamensis containing:
- a CDS encoding carbonic anhydrase; amino-acid sequence: MRHKWENSLDLLKDGNLRFTNQTVRNSHHAQHEMEDLGTGQNPYAIILSCSDSRVSPDIIFDCKLGDLFLIQNAGNISDSSVLGSIEYAVENLKTPLVVVLGHSQCGAISAAFNNLSLDGNLKTIVDQIKGHILSEGIDHSSENHAQKTASEIADNSSIKRHDVKVVSAFYDITTGLVSWL
- a CDS encoding ABC-F family ATP-binding cassette domain-containing protein, encoding MISTNNLSLMFDGKALFEEVSITFTEGNCYGVIGANGAGKSTFLKLLSGELEPTSGHISIPNGKRLSFLKQDHFAFDDFTVLETVIMGNEKLYEIMKEKEVIYAKEDFSEADGIRAGELEEQFADMDGWNAEAEVFTLLNGLGVDRQYHESKMEQLTGSDKVKVLLAQAIFGNPDILLLDEPTNHLDLEAIQWLEEFLINFESTVILVSHDRHFLNKTCTHIADIDFGKIQLFVGNYDFWYESSQLILRQMKDANKKKEEKIKELQDFIDRFSANASKSKQATSRKQALSKIKLDEMVPSKRRYPFIEFKPKRNLGSSVLEVGDLSATLDGKELFTNLSFTIGNNEKVAFVGDQEITKSRFFDIITERVQPDAGFVHWGSSVDYGYFNKNFDEDFETDERIVDWLMEFSDEKDETYVRGFLGRMIFAGDDALKKLNVLSGGEKVRCMMSKMMIMGKNVLILDEPTNHLDMESITALNNALIKFPGTILLASHDHQIIETTATRIMEFKEDGTLVDYLGTYQEYLDRK
- a CDS encoding VanZ family protein, whose product is MQTYFYPIRTALISFPFIAFAMLIPYLIYDYHKHGSVSKWRAVVIYSFIFYLLCAFYLVILPLPDRQTVHTHWKDMIQPIPFSFISDFIRESSMRLSNPSSILMGLKEGVFTQPVFNILMTVPFGIYLRYYFNCDLKKTVILSFILSLFFELTQLTGLYGLYPGPYRLFDVDDLILNTLGGLFGYGIAPLMTYFFPSREALDLESAEKSVRVTYIRRLVAYMIDTAIMSVVLSVFMLGMRAINPEVAQNHVFVSMVNFIGFIFFFAIWPIVHQGSTVGMSVVQVRIVAKQSASRIKSIILRTVLVYIFIIRFGDITGALFEMVSSTNLYVGTITSVLYLLVILGYWIFIVSHIISTLFRKDYRLFYERISKTSIVSTYHEKESMHS
- a CDS encoding IS30 family transposase — its product is MKYKQLDKKMKDQIDILLSIGYSMRKAARKLNISHSTISRYKNNVYKKRTIDIREKYSHLIEYLHSHYDPKVHSVEVCLSNYKRYHPYKPCVSSQQVYNWINQGKLDIKPNRMCYKRRKRKKRISGMMNHLRWNLEEKTVLPISLRPKYIEKRNEIGHLEIDSIIGKKHESAAIISIVDRCSRMTWLIKAEYRYDYYTSNLIRKFIEENNITTKSITVDNGLEFKTLGITAKRLGVKLYKCDPYCSFQRGTNERANAIVRRFIPKGKSMYDIAQQYLDDICFKINSMPRKIFDFKTAYEIDFNKSKSGAVEI
- a CDS encoding PTS sugar transporter subunit IIC; the encoded protein is MEKLTQFIEEKIAPPLIKFSQLKYVQVMQRTGLGIMSLLVIGSVFLLIASFPVKAWTDFLGDKRWVIAAASGVGTGFIALYTVITTSYGLVEYYNKQRGENHDIVQPMILAVASFLLLNPAQTVTTMVDGVEGKFTGVPSTYMGALGVFAALIVAIITVEIYRFVVNKKLVIKMPEGVPPMVSQSFIALIPSFFVILFWWLLGHVFQLNIPELIAGVFKPLVAVGDSPIVVMIATLLNRILWAVGIHGSNIVNSVGGTFWGQMSQLNLAAFEATGTLANLPHTYTSVFMDNYIWTGLFPLSLCLIMSKSPRLSGLGKLALAASLFNIGEPLIFGLPIMLNPLMMIPFILSYLVLALAAIVLTTLGVIPVPALMISWITPAPIKTYLATAGSIPATAFVLVGWVFMFLCFYPFVKAMEKNDLAEMAAAEQAEEN
- a CDS encoding MupG family TIM beta-alpha barrel fold protein; this encodes MLGISSYFKDLDYGYLEAAAAIGVKYLFTSLHIPEEDLSKLDQEMPKFLSEVKRLGLELVPDISPATFEKLGIAANDYKALKTLGFTSLRLDYGFDDFDVVKSLQKDFDLMLNASVVNEPYILDALEAGVDFKNISVLHNFYPKTETGLSLDYFKKINEVFIRHNIKIMAFVPGDALKRFPLYEGLPTVEKHRQCNPYLAAVELIHDCGITDILIGDSKAHLETLFYIESYMKDSIMHIPAFFTKNAPDMYDKTFEVRKDLSENVIRMLTPRIPGIPVTDNGPRVRGAITIENELSGRYSGEMQICKKAFPMDARTNVIGFIHPDYVDLVHAIDRYTKIKFVRID
- a CDS encoding PTS transporter subunit EIIC; the protein is MFLEKFVSLIQGSRCLNAIKNAINKMAYINIVLGVCIFVYYQFDQIGWVRDPFRNQAVLFYQLYCVMLSISLSYLIASEVLNTNVDLSFTMSTVFLSLLPGVVLVPNGHTTTFPLVTMIVSVIVSLAFNYLDSFKFKGTRIPQAVTDYYNRLWPTIVMLLCLLIFIFIFNYFFLVLANGIIVVTNVLSEFIIILSLIMIICMFWVLGIHGVGVIGTLMRPFWFHMMLVNGFMIVSGNLPVYIGTEAFLGWCVWIGGSGCTLGLTVNLLFAKSRHLKTLGKDSLLSNIFNINENIIFGTPIVENKYFRVPFFLAPLITGSVAYWAMNLGYVSIPSIVAPWVIPMPLGLFISTLGDVRSLLLALILVGITTLVYFPFFRMYDQSLVKQEHDK